CCGGTCACCAGCTTGGGGTTGAAGTACGCGCTCTGACGGAAGTCGCGACGCACCGAGCTGCCTTCCCCGCCGTCGCCGCCGTCGAGGCCCTTGTCCAGCCCCAAGGCGCTGCCGAGCTCTCCGAGGCCGAGCTTGGCGAGGGAATCGCGGGACTCCACGGTGGCCACCTGCAGCGGCCGCGGCGCGGTGAACACGGGCAACGGATCCGGCGTCTTGTAGCCGATGAGAGACAGCACGCCTTCGTCCACCGCGTACAGCGTGACCTCCGCGGACTTCGGCTTGCCGGCTGCGTCGCGCACGCGCACGCCCACGTTCACCGTCTGCCCCGGCCGAAGCTCGGTCTTGTCCGGCGTGACGTCCACCGTCAGCCGTCGCGCCTCGGGATCGATGGACAGCTCCGCGTAACCCACGCGGAAGTCCGGCGCCCCCACGTCGGCCTTGCCTCGCGCCGGAGCGCCGCCAGTCCGTCCGCGCACGAGGTGCACGGACACGAACGCGTTGGGCCGCAGCTCGTCCGTCACCGGAACCGTCACCGTGGGCGTGGGGCCGCTGAGCTTGACCCGCTTCGTGTGGTACACGCCGGCGCGCTCCACCGTGACCAACGCATCGGCATTGGGGAACGGGTTCTTGACCAGCACGCGGGCCTGATCCCCGACGTGGTACTCCTTCTTGTTCAGCGCCAGCTCGAGCTTCCGGCGATCGTCGTCCCGCCAGCTCGCGCCGCCCGCGCCGATGCCGAAGAACGACTGCGACGCGCTCACGGGGTTGCCACGCTCGTCCTTGCCCTTGGCGTGGAGGAAGAAGTAGCCGCCCTCCGGCACGGCGATGCTGCACGCCACCGGCTTTTGCCCCGTGACCACGTCACACCCTCCCATCACCGTGTCCACCGGCTTGCTCACGGAGTGCACCCGCCCGCCGCCGGCGTCCTGTCGAGCGACCGTCCAACGACGCCGCACCAGATCCACGTGGACCTTCTTGCCTGCGACGCGACCACCCTTGGGCGTGAGGGCCACGATGGAGGCCTTCACGTTCCCGGGGGCGTCCACGAAGTAATCCGGGAGGTCCTGCACGCCGAGGTAGAAGCTCGCAGGATGCACCAGCGCCGCGGTGCTGCCCGCCACCGTCTGCCGCGACACGTCCGTCACCTCGGCGTCCACGGTGACGATCTCGGTGTTTCGTTGTCCGGGCATCGCGAGATCCGCGGCCAGAGACAGCGTGCCCTTTTCGTCCAGGGTGCCGCGCTTGTCCTCCAGCATGGCGGAGCTCATGCTCTCGTCGTCGAGGTCCGCGTAGTAGACGTCGTCCCGGGTCGAGTAGCCCTCGCTGTCCGCGGGTGAGAACCAGGTCGAAGCCCGGGTGACGGTGGCCCGGGCGGCGGCCTTGGCCATCGGGGCTCCGAACAGGTAGTCGCCGTGCACCGTCCACTTCGCGCTCTGTCCGCGCACGTACTCCGGCCGATCGCTGTCGACGCCCACCTTGAACTCCACCGGGCGGTACTCCTGGACCTCGAAGTATTGGCCCATGGCCTGCTCCCCCAGCCCTTCCACTCGCAGCTGGTAGCTGCCCAGGGCGCCGCTCTTGGGCACCCGCACCTTGGCATCGAAGGTGCCGAAGCGGCTGGTCGTCAGCGCCTGCTTGCCCAGCGACTCACCGTCCGGGCTCTGCAGCGTGAGGGTCAGCCTCTTGCCGCTCGGGATGCCGTTGCCGGTCGCCGTTTCCATGCGAACGATGCCCTTCACCATCACCTGGTCGCCGGGGCGATAGATGCCCCGCTCGGTGAAGATCAGACCCAGGGCTCGCTCATCGCCGGAGAGATCCGTGGGCACGTCCAGGCGCCAGGGCGACAGGTAGTCGGACGCCATGCGATAGGCCCAATCGTCGCCGCTCTTGGCCACCAGCAGGGCGTCGCGATCCCCCGAGTCGTAGAAGCGAGGCGACAGCACGCTCTCGGGGATCTGCGCGATGCCGAGGTCGTCCGCCATCACCGTGGCGTCGGGCTTGCCGCGCCGAAGGACGCGCACCTCCGCCTTCGGCACCGGTGCTCCATTGGAGAGCCGCGTGACCCAGACCACGGACCCGTGGCGCGAGAGCTTCGCCGTGAGAGCGAGATCCGTCACCTGCACGACACGAACTTCGTGCTCCACCCGGGTTCGCTTCGTGTCCTTGCGCTGCTGGTAGCGCACGCCGATGGCCACGGCGCCCCGGTGCGTGGAGCCCAAGAGCTTGCCCGTGTCCACGGGTCGCGACACGAGACGATTCGTCGCCCCCTGTGGCTGGACCGTCCGTACGCCCGACTTCGCCAGGGCGTCGAACTGCTTCTCGGAGCTGGAGAGCGTACCGAGCTCCAACACCTCTTTGGGCGTCACGGCCCGCGAGACCAGCTCGTAGCTCTTGACGTTCACCGAGCCGACGGTGATCGGCCGCATCAATTTGGGCTCGAGCACGTCGCCCTCTACGCCGACCTCCACCGTGGGCCACAGGTCGTCGATGCGCTCCGTTTGGCTGAACGGCTTCGCCATGCGCTGGCCGTGATTGTCCACGATGGTCGGCGCGACGCTGATGGTGTAGCTCCGCCCCGGCTTGAAGGGGCCGACGAGATCCACGTAGGAGGTGAGGTCGTCGTCTTCGCGCCAGGAGTCCCAGCGCAGCGGCACCGGCGGCGACACGCGGATGGCCGCGCGAAGGCTCTTGATCTTGACCGGATTCGACAGGCTGAGACCGATGGATCCGCCTGGGGCGCAGTCCTTGTGGGGCGTGTCGCGATCGCACGACAGTCTGTCCACCACCAGGGGCCCATAGGTGTGAAAGCGGAGCTGGTAGGCGTTGTCCGCGGATAGCGGCCCTTCCTGACTGGTGAGCCCCTTTTCGATCTCGACGCGTATCTCGCTGTGGATCGGCAACGGCGACGTGGGCACGAGCTCGAGGAGCTTGGTCTTCTGAGGGTCCTTGTGGCGCACGGAGAAAGCGATGGGCGCCGACTGCACGCCACGCACCGCGGACACGTGCGTCACACGACGGAGCGCTTCGGGATCGATCGGCTGGTTGAAGCGAAGCTCCACCGTGGTCTTGGGCTCGAGCCCGTTGGCGCCATCCCAAGGCGAAGAGCGCACGACGCGAGGTCGCGGCGTGGTGAAGGCGAAGCGATACGGCTTGCCCAGCGGCGAACCGTCCAGCGCCTTCGTGGAGCCGGGCACCTCCACGGAGATGCGCGTCGCCCCCGGCAAGTGGCCCCCGGCCGCCACGAACACCAAGGCGCGCGTCCCGACCCATTGCCAGCGTCCGGGCACGTCCGGCGTGAGCTTCACCGGCGGCGGCGCTTCGTCGCCGGCCAGGGACAGCTCCCGCAGCGCTCGGCTGAACACGAGGCTGATCTCGCTGCCCGCCGACGCCTCCCCTTCGGGCCCTGAATACACCACACGAAATGGTCCGTCGCTCTTGCCTCGGGCGTCCTCCGCGCCCAGCCCCAAGGTGCCCTGGGGCGAGACCGCCGGCATGGTGCTGCCTCCACGAATGCAGGCGGACAGCGCGCCGAGCAGTACCAACGCGACCCATCGCAGACGTGCTCGCGGATTTCCTCGGGTTCGACTCAAGACAGACCTCCGCGCGGCAGTCAGCAATGGCCGTGCCGCGAGCGCAACACGCTGTATTTCGAGCGATGATCGCTGCTGTGTGGGCCGCTTGCCGCGCCCTGCGGGCCTCCGGCCACAACGGTCGGCCTGTGCTATTCCACCCGACGGCATGCGCCCGCTCCGGATCTGGCTGTTCGCGCTGACCCTGACGGGGTCAGCCCTCGCCCAGCCGAGCGCGCGCTTCGACGACGTGCCCGCCACCCCTCCGCCGCCCAAGCAGCTCCCGAAGCCACCGGCGCACCACGAGTCGTGGGCCACCTCCGCCGCGCGCGAGCTCACCTCCCGCGCCGAGGCCCGCTGGCGGGTGGGCGACACGGGCAACGCCCTGCGCCTGTACACCGAAGCCGTGCGCATGGATCCCGGCTTCGGCCCGGCGTACTTGGGCCTGGGTACGCTACGAGAGGCCGTCGGCGATCTGAACGAAGCGCTCCGCGTCTACACCTTGGCCACGCGCGTGCGGGACGGCCGCGCGCTGGCCTTCGAACGGCGCGCGCTGCTCGAGAAGAAGCTCAACAACGAGCGGCAGGCCTTCGACGACCTGCAGGTCGCGGTCGATCTCGCCCCCGACGACATCTCCCGTCGCGAGCGGCTCGGTCGTTGGTACGTGGAGGGCCGAGCCTGGGGCGCCGCGCTGGCCGTGTGGCGCGGCGTGGTGGCCGAGCTCGAGAAGCGCTCCGACGCCGGCGCGGAGCTCGCCCGCGCTCGCGTGCAGGTGCGCGCTCTCACGCTGCTGGCTGCGGACGTGGACCCCGTCACGGGTCCCGGCTCGCGGGAGAGCTGGGTCCGCGCGAGCCTGTCGTCCATCGCCCAGCGCAGCTTCTGATCTTTTCGTTTGGATGTTGGTGCGGCGCGATGCCCGTCGCGCACGTCACTCCAAGTGCGTCTCGGCCACGGCGCGCACGTCCTTTGGCATCTCGGTGCTCTTCACTTGCGTCAGGTCCGTGCTCACCACGGTGTGCCGCACCTCCGCGGCCAGCACGCCGTCGCTCTCGCGAAGAAAGCGATAGCGGAGCTCCAGGCTGCGATTGCCGAGGCGCGCCACGGAAGCCTCCACCGCCACGGTGTCGCCGAAGCGCACCGGTGCGGAGAACTCGCTCTCCACTCGCACCGCGGGCAGGCCGATACGGCGAACGCCGATGAGCCCCGAGTACCCGCCCTCCAACGTGGCGAACAGCTGCTCCATGGCTTCGTGGGCCCAGGTCAGGAAGTGCGGAAAGAACACCAGTCCCGCAGCGTCGACCTCATGAAAATGCACCTGCCGGCGGTACGTGATCATCGCGCGGATCCTACCTGAGTCTGCGACCTGAACCCACACGGCAGCACACGCGTCGGGCTCGCGCAGCGCTTGCGCAAAGTTCCGTTTTGCTCGACACTTTCCACCATGCGCAGAGCTTTGTTGAGTGTGGCTTGCTTGGCTATCGCGGGATCGTTCTTCTACGGCTGCGGATCGTCGGGCAGCAGCGGGGGCGGCGGCGGCTCGAGCGCGGGCGGGGGCGCCGCGGGGGCGAACACCGGCGGCAGCGGCAACGCTTCCGGCAGCGGCGGCGCGTCCGGCGGCAACACCGGCGGCGCGGGGAACGCCGCGGGAGCCGGCGGCAGCGGCAACTCCGCGGGCACCGGGGGCGGGACCGGCGGCATCGAGGATGCCGGCATTCCGGACGTCACCTTCACCTACGACGGCCCCGTCGGCAGCGATGGCGGAGTGACGCAAGACTCGGCCTGCGCGGCCACCACGGCGCAAGCGGAACCGGTGGCCCTCGACATGTACATCATGCTCGACCAATCCGGCAGCATGGCGCCCGACTGCAACATCGGCGACACCACGGCGTCGAAGTGGTGCTACGCGATCAACGCGCTGAACGGCTTCTTCAACGCGCCGAGCTCCGTCGGCATGGGCGTCGCGCTGCAGTACTTCCCCATCACGGGGTATTCCTGCTCCACCAACGGCGGCACCTGCGCGACCCCGGCGGTGCCGCTCTCGATCCTTCCGAACAACATCACGGCGTTCCAGAACAGCCTCAACGCCCAGCCCGCCAGCGGCAGCAATACGCCCACGGAAGCAGGCATTCGCGGTCTCGTCGACTACACCGGCAAGAACGTGCAACCCGGTCGCGTGATGATCGGCGTGCTGATCACGGACGGCGCGCCCAACGGCTGCAACAGCGGCGCCGCGTACCTCGGCGGCTTGGTCCAAGCCCACTACAACGCCACCGGCATCCGCACCTTCGTGATCGGCATGACCGGCGCGACGTTCTCCACCCTGGAAACCATCGCCACCGCCGGCGGTGCCCAGGCCCACACGAACTACTGCAGCGGGGCCGGGCCCTGCCACTACTACAACGTGGGCAACGGCGATCCGCTGGCCTTCATCGCTGCGCTTCAGGCCATTCAGCAGTCCGCCATCGGCTGTCAGTACAACGTGCCCAAGGCCGAAGGCGGCGTGGTGGATCCGGACAAGGTCAACGTGCAGTACACGCCGGGCGGTGGCGGCGCGCCGCAGCCCATCACCAAGGTCTCGGATCAGGGTCAGTGCGGTCCGAGCGGCGGCTGGTACTACGACAACAACCTTTCGCCCACGACCATCAACCTGTGTGCCTCCACCTGCACCGCGGTGCAGAGCGACTCGCAGGCGAAGATCGACATCCTGCTCGGCTGCCTCGGCTCCTGAGCCGCGGCTACTCGGTGCGCCAGCTCGCGCCGGCGTCGTCCGAGAACAACAGCGAGTACGTCTGGCTCGGCTTGGGCGCGCCGCCGTACAGCAGCACGCGCTGGCCGACCACCAAGAGGCGGTCCGGGATCGGCACGTCCACCCGCACCTCGGAGTGCGCGGCGCGGTCGAAGGCCACGCTGTAGGGCGTCCAGGTACGGCCGTCGTCCCGCGACGACGTGACCCGCACGACGTCGTGCATGGGTACCGCCACGATGGTCACGCCGTCGAGGCGCGCCACGTCGAGGGGAAAGCGGGGCCGCGCCGTCGGTCCCCCGAACGTCGGCAGCGGCACGGTGCGGCAGCCGCTGCGGAACTTGCAGATGCGCAGCGCGACCTCGGGGCTCGACTCCACCTTCAGCGCCGCAGCCACCGCACGGTCGTCACAGCCCACGCCCACGATCTGCGCCTGGGCCTTGGCCAGTGGCGTGTGGCTCGGCGGGCCGTCGGGACCCTCGAAGCCGACCATCACGGTCTTGCCGTCGTCGTCGAGAGCGAAGGTGTAGGTGTGCTCACCCTCGGAGCAGCGCCCGGCAAAGCCGGCGGCGCCGCTCAGCGGCGCGGGGGACCAATTGATTCCGCCGTCCGCGCTCTTGTACACGCTCAGGTTCGCCCCGGCGCCCACGGCCAGCATCAGCGGGCCGCTCTCGGACTTCTGCACGGAGCGGTACCAAGCGCGCCACGCCGGTAGTCCGCGTCCGACGTTGGGGCGCGGCAGCTCCACCGGGTGCACCGCCTCGTGTGCACCGAGCGACGGCCGCACCAGGCGCGTGTAGCCCCCGCGAATGAACGGCCATGCTTCCTTGGCCATCAGCGCCAAGGGGCGCGTCGTCACCCGCAGGTCGTCCAGAGAGGCTTCGTTTCTTCCGCCTGCGGCGGCGCGATCCGCGGCCGCGCCGCCGTACTCCACGAAGCTCCACGCCGGCGTGCGATGCGCCTGCTCCACCTCGGAGGACCCGGTGAGCTCCCGCGCCGCCTTGGCGCAGTCGGAGAACGGCCGCTCTGCGGCGGGCGTCGAGATCAGCCGCCGTCGAACCAACACGCGGAACTCGCTGGGGTTGTCCCGGAGCAGCGAGGGTCCGGTGGGGCCCACCATGCACAGCGCGTAGTCCGCCAGCGCCGTCGCTCGAGAATGCAGCGTCCAGGCAGCGATGGCTCGCGGGTAGAGCCAGTAGCCCGTACCGAAGACCAGAGCCACGAGGAGCAGGGTTCGGATGCGAACCGGCGGCTTCGGCAGCTCGCGCGGCTCCACTTGGGCAGAGGCGACGGACATGGGCCCCGACCGTACCGATGTGTCGGTAACTGGCCCAGATTTCAGCTCGCGAGAGCGGCTTCCAGGTCGGCGAGGAGGTCGTCCGCGTCCTCGATGCCCACGCTGAGGCGAATCAGCCCGTCCCCGATGCCGGCGGCCCGCCGCACGTCCGCGGGAACGCTGGCAGCGGTGGTGGACGCCGGATGGGTGATCAGCGAGCGCACGTCCCCCAGGCTCACGGCGTGGCTGATGAGCTGGACTCGGTCCAGGACCCGGCGGCCGGCGTCCACGCCGCCGGTCAGCTCGAAGGACAACAGGCTGCCGAAGGCGCGCATCTGTCGCCGAGCCACGTCGTGCCCGGGATGGCTCTCGAGCCCCGGGTAGTGCACGCGGGCTACTCCGGAACGATGGCTCAGCGCGTCGGCGATGCGCGCGGCCGACGCGCAAGCCCGCTCTTGTCGCAAGGCAAAGGTGCTGAGGCCGCGGGCGACCAGAAACGCGTTGAAGGGAGACAGCACGCTGCCGAAGCTCTTGAGCGTGAGCTCGCGCACCCGGGCCACGCGCTCGGCGCTGCCCACGACCACGCCGCCGATGGCGTCCCCATGTCCGCCCAGCGCCTTGGTGAGGGAGTGGACGACGAGATCCACTCCCAGCGCCAGCGGCGTCTGGCAGTAGGGCGTCGCGAAGGTGTTGTCCGCCACCACCAGCGCGCCGCGCTCGCGGGCGAGAGCGACCACGGCTTCGATGTCGGTGATCGCGAGGTTCGGGTTCGCGGGCGTCTCGACGTACAGCACGCGCGTCTCGGGACGACACGCGCTGCGGTAGGCCGCCACGCTGGTGGCATCGACGAAGGTCGTCTCGATGCCGAGCTCTGGTAGCCGCTCCCGGAGTAGGCGCGCCGTCTCGCCATAACAAGCCAAGGGAGCCACCACGTGGTCCCCTGCTTTGGCCAGCGACAGGATCGCGCCGGACACCGCTGCCATCCCGCTGGCAGTGGCAGCGCCGGCTTCTGCTTCTTCGAGGGCGGCGACGCGCGCCTCGAGCTCACTGACGGTGGGGTTCCCCCAACGGCCGTAGATCAGGTGCTCGTTCTCGCCGCGAAAGGCGGCGGCAGCGACCTCCGCCGACTCGAAGGCGAAGGCGCTGGAGAGGACCAGCGGACAATCCAGAGCGCCGGACGCGTCACGACGCTCAGACGCATGAACGCTGAGCGTCGACAGACCGGGCTTCTTGCGAGCCACTCGGCTCAGGGCGCCTGATCGGTCTTTTGGCGCTTGCGGCGGCGACGAGCGGCCTCGCTCATCTTCTTGCGCCGCTTCACGGACGGCTTCATGTAGTGCCGGCGGCGCTTGAGCTCACGGAGGATGCCCTCCGCCGCCATCTTGCGCTTGAGGTGCTTGATGGCCCGCTCGATGCCCTTGTCTCCGACCTGGACCTCGAGAGGCTTACACTGAACTGCTTCGCTGGGATTGCTCACGGGGGGGCTGGATATGACAGAGCAGACCGCGCCTGGCAAGCCCGTTTCTCGGCCCCCGCTTTACAGCGCCCTCGGCCGCCCCCATTGTACCCGCGGCAGATGGCTCCGGACCCTCGCACCCAGCTCACCGCCGTGCGCGCCCCCCACGGCGCCAAAGACGTCACCCTCACCTTTGGTGACGGTCGCAACTACACGTATCCCAACGGTATTTTGCGAGGCTATTGCCCCTGCGCGGGGTGCCAGGGGCATGGCGGGGCGATCGTGTTCCAAGCCGGCAACAACGAGGAGCTGCGGGATATCACCCAGGTCGGCAACTACGCCCTGGGCCTGACCTGGGGCGACAGTCATTCGAGCGGCATCTACTCCTTCCGCTACCTCCGGACCCTGGGCGAGCTGCTCGAGGAGCACGGCACCGACGGCCTGCGAGAGCTGGGCGAATTGCCCCGCAAATGAAGGTCGCCATCGTCTCCACATCGTTTCCCTCGTCGCCGGAGGATCCGGCGGGGCATTTCGTGGAGGCGGAGGCACTGGAGCTCGCGGAGGAAGGTCACGACGTGACCGTGATCTGTCCTCAGGGTGTTGGTCCGCCGCGGTCACACCGCGGTCCCCTCACCCTGATCGAGCTGCCCGACGCGGGGGCCTTCGGTTGGCCCGGCGCCGTGGCGCGCCTTCGCGAGCGTCCCCTGCGCACGCTGGGCGCCACGCGCTTCGTCCTCGAGGCCCGGCGCGTGCTCGCAGATCTCTCGGGGATCGATCGCATCGTGGCCCACTGGCTCGTCCCCGCGGGTTGGCCCATTGCCATCGCGGGCAGCGCTCCCATCGAGGTCGTAGTGCACGGCACGGACGCGCGGCTCTTGTGCCGAGCGCCGGCGGCGTTTCGCGAGCACGTGCTGGCGTCGCTGATCCGCCGCAAGGCGACGTTCCGCTTCGTCTCACGAGAGCTGCTGCACGTGCTCGACGCGCACACGACCTTCGACCTCGCGCGCCACAGTCGCGTCGAGCCCTGCGCCCTGAGCCTCGACGGCGCTCCGACCCACGACCAAGCCCGCTTCGAGCTGGGGCTCGAAGCCCACGAGCGTGTGCTGGTGATCGCCGCCCGGCTGGTGGGCGACAAGCGCGTGGACGTCGCCCTGAGCGCGGCAACCCTGGTGCCCGATGCCCGTGTCATCGTCCTGGGCGACGGCCCGGAGCACGAGCGCCTGGCCGAAGCCTTCCCCGGCGCCGAGCTCCTCGGCCGTCTGCCTCGCTCCGCGGCCCTCACCTGGCTCGCCGCTGCGGACGTCGTGCTCAGCGCCTCGCGTCTGGAAGGCGCGCCCAGCGTGATCCGCGAAGCCCGCGCTCTGGGCACTCCCGTCGTGGCCACCCCCGCCGGCGATCTCTCCGGCTGGGCCGAAACCGACCCCGACCTCTGGCTCGTCCGTTAACCGCTCAGCAACTCACAACGCGCCCGCCGCGTCGTGGATTGCGTAGTCGTAGCTCAGCCGCGCGTGGGCA
This window of the Polyangiaceae bacterium genome carries:
- a CDS encoding aminotransferase class I/II-fold pyridoxal phosphate-dependent enzyme produces the protein MSRVARKKPGLSTLSVHASERRDASGALDCPLVLSSAFAFESAEVAAAAFRGENEHLIYGRWGNPTVSELEARVAALEEAEAGAATASGMAAVSGAILSLAKAGDHVVAPLACYGETARLLRERLPELGIETTFVDATSVAAYRSACRPETRVLYVETPANPNLAITDIEAVVALARERGALVVADNTFATPYCQTPLALGVDLVVHSLTKALGGHGDAIGGVVVGSAERVARVRELTLKSFGSVLSPFNAFLVARGLSTFALRQERACASAARIADALSHRSGVARVHYPGLESHPGHDVARRQMRAFGSLLSFELTGGVDAGRRVLDRVQLISHAVSLGDVRSLITHPASTTAASVPADVRRAAGIGDGLIRLSVGIEDADDLLADLEAALAS
- the rpsU gene encoding 30S ribosomal protein S21 — its product is MSNPSEAVQCKPLEVQVGDKGIERAIKHLKRKMAAEGILRELKRRRHYMKPSVKRRKKMSEAARRRRKRQKTDQAP
- a CDS encoding DUF971 domain-containing protein, with amino-acid sequence MAPDPRTQLTAVRAPHGAKDVTLTFGDGRNYTYPNGILRGYCPCAGCQGHGGAIVFQAGNNEELRDITQVGNYALGLTWGDSHSSGIYSFRYLRTLGELLEEHGTDGLRELGELPRK
- a CDS encoding acyl-CoA thioesterase; its protein translation is MITYRRQVHFHEVDAAGLVFFPHFLTWAHEAMEQLFATLEGGYSGLIGVRRIGLPAVRVESEFSAPVRFGDTVAVEASVARLGNRSLELRYRFLRESDGVLAAEVRHTVVSTDLTQVKSTEMPKDVRAVAETHLE
- a CDS encoding glycosyltransferase family 4 protein; this translates as MKVAIVSTSFPSSPEDPAGHFVEAEALELAEEGHDVTVICPQGVGPPRSHRGPLTLIELPDAGAFGWPGAVARLRERPLRTLGATRFVLEARRVLADLSGIDRIVAHWLVPAGWPIAIAGSAPIEVVVHGTDARLLCRAPAAFREHVLASLIRRKATFRFVSRELLHVLDAHTTFDLARHSRVEPCALSLDGAPTHDQARFELGLEAHERVLVIAARLVGDKRVDVALSAATLVPDARVIVLGDGPEHERLAEAFPGAELLGRLPRSAALTWLAAADVVLSASRLEGAPSVIREARALGTPVVATPAGDLSGWAETDPDLWLVR
- a CDS encoding VWA domain-containing protein, producing MRRALLSVACLAIAGSFFYGCGSSGSSGGGGGSSAGGGAAGANTGGSGNASGSGGASGGNTGGAGNAAGAGGSGNSAGTGGGTGGIEDAGIPDVTFTYDGPVGSDGGVTQDSACAATTAQAEPVALDMYIMLDQSGSMAPDCNIGDTTASKWCYAINALNGFFNAPSSVGMGVALQYFPITGYSCSTNGGTCATPAVPLSILPNNITAFQNSLNAQPASGSNTPTEAGIRGLVDYTGKNVQPGRVMIGVLITDGAPNGCNSGAAYLGGLVQAHYNATGIRTFVIGMTGATFSTLETIATAGGAQAHTNYCSGAGPCHYYNVGNGDPLAFIAALQAIQQSAIGCQYNVPKAEGGVVDPDKVNVQYTPGGGGAPQPITKVSDQGQCGPSGGWYYDNNLSPTTINLCASTCTAVQSDSQAKIDILLGCLGS
- a CDS encoding Ig-like domain-containing protein — protein: MPSGGIAQADRCGRRPAGRGKRPTQQRSSLEIQRVALAARPLLTAARRSVLSRTRGNPRARLRWVALVLLGALSACIRGGSTMPAVSPQGTLGLGAEDARGKSDGPFRVVYSGPEGEASAGSEISLVFSRALRELSLAGDEAPPPVKLTPDVPGRWQWVGTRALVFVAAGGHLPGATRISVEVPGSTKALDGSPLGKPYRFAFTTPRPRVVRSSPWDGANGLEPKTTVELRFNQPIDPEALRRVTHVSAVRGVQSAPIAFSVRHKDPQKTKLLELVPTSPLPIHSEIRVEIEKGLTSQEGPLSADNAYQLRFHTYGPLVVDRLSCDRDTPHKDCAPGGSIGLSLSNPVKIKSLRAAIRVSPPVPLRWDSWREDDDLTSYVDLVGPFKPGRSYTISVAPTIVDNHGQRMAKPFSQTERIDDLWPTVEVGVEGDVLEPKLMRPITVGSVNVKSYELVSRAVTPKEVLELGTLSSSEKQFDALAKSGVRTVQPQGATNRLVSRPVDTGKLLGSTHRGAVAIGVRYQQRKDTKRTRVEHEVRVVQVTDLALTAKLSRHGSVVWVTRLSNGAPVPKAEVRVLRRGKPDATVMADDLGIAQIPESVLSPRFYDSGDRDALLVAKSGDDWAYRMASDYLSPWRLDVPTDLSGDERALGLIFTERGIYRPGDQVMVKGIVRMETATGNGIPSGKRLTLTLQSPDGESLGKQALTTSRFGTFDAKVRVPKSGALGSYQLRVEGLGEQAMGQYFEVQEYRPVEFKVGVDSDRPEYVRGQSAKWTVHGDYLFGAPMAKAAARATVTRASTWFSPADSEGYSTRDDVYYADLDDESMSSAMLEDKRGTLDEKGTLSLAADLAMPGQRNTEIVTVDAEVTDVSRQTVAGSTAALVHPASFYLGVQDLPDYFVDAPGNVKASIVALTPKGGRVAGKKVHVDLVRRRWTVARQDAGGGRVHSVSKPVDTVMGGCDVVTGQKPVACSIAVPEGGYFFLHAKGKDERGNPVSASQSFFGIGAGGASWRDDDRRKLELALNKKEYHVGDQARVLVKNPFPNADALVTVERAGVYHTKRVKLSGPTPTVTVPVTDELRPNAFVSVHLVRGRTGGAPARGKADVGAPDFRVGYAELSIDPEARRLTVDVTPDKTELRPGQTVNVGVRVRDAAGKPKSAEVTLYAVDEGVLSLIGYKTPDPLPVFTAPRPLQVATVESRDSLAKLGLGELGSALGLDKGLDGGDGGEGSSVRRDFRQSAYFNPKLVTGTDGTARVSFKIPESLTTYRLMAVATSTDDRYGFGDSRVVTSKKLMARPALPRFVRTGDAFEAGVVVSAKHFGPAEVTVNANVTGLELGGPGSQTIQLERDESREVRFPMRAKTSGDAKLSFMVSGGGQRDAVEVRRSVSVPTVMESVALYGKTDKAAGEKLGDLRAMRTDVGDLTLTVASSALVGLEGGVDQLVEYPYGCTEQLSSRLMPLLPLRDLAKDFSIPLPKNVDGVVEKTVAELVARQKGDGGFGMWPDSPESSPWISAYALWTLHQAKGRGAVVPPRVLERGTSYVRSYLARLRDDPLYLSTAAFVVDVLAETGAPDVGYMGRLFERRKELPMFAQALLLHALSISKQKAELIDPLVRELEGSLFIEANAAYVKENLGDEYAVLMDSPARSSALVLRALVAARPSHPLAAELARGLLLSRRGGTWRSTQETAFALLALDAYRKAQEKVVPDYDAKVWLSGKELLSTTMKGRSVFAERQVIGAGKVAGSGGGLLVFQKEGAGTLFYEARLRYARRTLPARPLDRGFYIQKTLRPVSPEGLPDAMSTIPEVGATRFPAGSLVLADLVIVTPTPRQYVVVEDPLPAGLEAVNSQLSTTAAWLNVPGSESSEQCWECDEQDDELAHGTAFLDSWYRRELRDDRVLFFVDHMPAGMYHYRYLARATTPGRFVLPPAKAEEMYTPEVFGRTGALSVEVK